A single genomic interval of Helicoverpa armigera isolate CAAS_96S chromosome 13, ASM3070526v1, whole genome shotgun sequence harbors:
- the Mdh1 gene encoding malate dehydrogenase, cytoplasmic — translation MAEPIRVVVTGAAGQIAYSLLYQIASGAVFGPNQPVYLHLLDIAPMMGVLEGVVMELADCALPLLAGVLPTAKPEEAFKDVVAAFLVGAMPRKEGMERKDLLAANVRIFKEQGQALDKVARKDVKVLVVGNPANTNALICSKYAPSIPKENFTAMTRLDQNRAQSQLAAKIGVPVQNVKNVIIWGNHSSTQFPDASNAVVTVGGAQKPVPAAINDDAYLKSTFVTTVQKRGAAVIAARKMSSALSAAKAASDHMRDWFLGSGDRWVSMGVVSDGSYGTPRDVVFSFPVTTANGKWKIVQGLTINDFARQMLDATGKELAEEKQEAMDVCKD, via the coding sequence GCCTACTCTCTGCTCTACCAGATTGCGTCTGGTGCCGTGTTCGGCCCCAACCAGCCAGTCTACCTCCACCTTCTTGATATCGCCCCTATGATGGGAGTCCTTGAAGGTGTGGTCATGGAACTGGCTGACTGTGCCCTGCCTCTTCTCGCTGGTGTTCTGCCAACAGCTAAACCTGAGGAAGCATTCAAAGATGTTGTTGCTGCATTCCTCGTTGGTGCCATGCCCAGGAAAGAGGGTATGGAAAGGAAAGATCTCCTTGCCGCCAATGTTCGCATTTTCAAGGAACAGGGTCAAGCCCTTGACAAAGTTGCCCGCAAGGATGTGAAAGTCCTGGTTGTTGGAAACCCAGCTAACACAAATGCTCTTATTTGCTCTAAGTATGCTCCATCCATTCCTAAAGAGAACTTCACAGCTATGACTCGCCTTGACCAGAACCGAGCCCAGTCTCAGTTGGCAGCTAAAATTGGTGTTCCTGTACAGAATGTAAAGAATGTTATTATTTGGGGTAACCACTCATCTACCCAGTTCCCAGATGCATCCAATGCAGTTGTGACTGTTGGTGGTGCTCAGAAACCTGTGCCTGCAGCTATCAATGATGATGCTTACTTGAAATCTACCTTCGTCACAACAGTTCAGAAGCGTGGAGCTGCCGTTATCGCCGCAAGAAAAATGTCTTCTGCTTTGTCTGCCGCGAAAGCCGCATCTGACCACATGAGGGATTGGTTCTTGGGTAGTGGCGACCGTTGGGTGAGCATGGGTGTTGTCTCCGACGGATCATATGGTACCCCCCGTGATGTCGTATTTTCGTTCCCTGTCACAACCGCCAATGGCAAATGGAAGATCGTACAAGGCCTGACCATCAATGACTTCGCTCGCCAAATGCTCGATGCTACGGGCAAGGAACTGGCCGAAGAAAAACAAGAGGCCATGGACGTTTGCAAAGATTGA